One genomic segment of Verrucomicrobiota bacterium includes these proteins:
- a CDS encoding DNA-directed RNA polymerase subunit alpha, with the protein MPVRLSPFEKPRRLTPDEANTDTYGKFVAEPFETGYGHTIGNSLRRVLLSSLEGAAVTSVKIDGAQHEFTIVEGVVEDVTEIVLNLKKVKFKATTHEPQTLYLSVNKEGAVTAGDIRLNQNVELVNTDQIICTLDKKKKFSMELQVRKGRGFCAADDNKKPDQPIGVIAIDSLFSPVSRVRYGVEAARLGQRTDYDRLVLEIWTDGRITPHDALTQSAAILGHHLDVFVGFDKDAVQFEEIEDKQDEEVNKLKKLLNMSVNEIELSVRAANCLNNANITTVGQLAMKTEQEMLKYRNFGKKSLNEIKDKLAGHGLTLGMTFEPGLLESPKEEPKL; encoded by the coding sequence TTTGAAACCGGCTACGGCCACACCATCGGCAACTCCCTGCGCCGCGTCCTCCTCAGTTCACTCGAGGGCGCCGCCGTCACCTCCGTCAAGATCGACGGCGCGCAGCACGAGTTCACGATCGTCGAAGGCGTCGTCGAGGACGTCACCGAAATCGTCCTCAACCTCAAGAAGGTCAAGTTCAAGGCCACCACCCACGAACCGCAGACACTCTACCTGTCGGTGAACAAGGAAGGGGCCGTGACCGCCGGCGACATCCGGCTCAACCAGAACGTCGAGCTTGTCAACACCGACCAGATCATCTGCACCCTCGACAAAAAGAAGAAATTCTCGATGGAACTCCAGGTTCGCAAGGGGCGAGGCTTTTGCGCGGCGGACGACAATAAGAAACCCGACCAGCCGATCGGCGTGATCGCGATTGACTCGTTGTTCTCCCCGGTCAGCCGTGTGCGGTACGGCGTCGAGGCCGCTCGCCTCGGGCAGCGCACCGACTACGACCGGTTGGTCCTCGAAATCTGGACCGACGGCCGCATCACCCCGCACGACGCGCTCACGCAATCCGCGGCCATCCTCGGCCATCACCTCGACGTGTTTGTCGGGTTCGACAAGGACGCCGTGCAGTTCGAGGAGATCGAGGACAAGCAGGACGAGGAAGTGAACAAGCTCAAGAAGCTCCTCAACATGAGCGTCAACGAGATCGAGCTCTCCGTGCGCGCAGCGAACTGCCTCAACAACGCGAACATCACCACCGTCGGCCAGCTCGCGATGAAGACCGAGCAGGAGATGCTCAAGTATCGCAACTTCGGCAAGAAGTCCCTGAACGAAATCAAGGACAAGCTCGCCGGGCACGGCCTCACCCTCGGCATGACCTTCGAGCCTGGATTGCTCGAGTCGCCGAAGGAAGAGCCCAAGCTCTGA
- a CDS encoding 50S ribosomal protein L17: MRHLKRTAKLGRTGEHRNTMLAIMVKSLIKHKRITTTLAKAKVVRPLAEKMLTLGRRAQRAMAAAAAATDPKQKAVAVAENIHCRRLLAARLRANARTHFKGKPTRPGRVLRERWRKYEDVVRIICDDIAPAFKDRNGGYTRIIKLGQRKGDAAKLAILEWVDYTPPSDAPAPAKVTDEAKPAEAAK; the protein is encoded by the coding sequence ATGCGTCACCTCAAGCGCACCGCCAAGCTCGGCCGGACGGGTGAGCATCGCAACACGATGCTCGCCATCATGGTCAAGAGCCTCATCAAGCACAAACGCATCACGACGACGCTCGCCAAGGCCAAGGTCGTCCGCCCGCTCGCGGAGAAGATGCTCACGCTCGGACGGCGTGCCCAGCGGGCCATGGCGGCGGCCGCCGCCGCCACCGACCCGAAGCAGAAGGCCGTCGCGGTTGCCGAGAACATCCATTGCCGCCGGCTCCTTGCCGCGCGGCTCCGGGCCAACGCGCGCACACACTTCAAGGGCAAGCCCACGCGCCCCGGAAGGGTCCTGCGCGAGCGCTGGCGCAAATACGAGGACGTCGTCCGCATCATCTGCGACGACATCGCCCCCGCGTTCAAGGACCGCAATGGCGGCTACACGCGCATCATCAAGCTCGGCCAGCGCAAGGGTGACGCCGCAAAGCTCGCCATCCTCGAGTGGGTGGACTACACGCCGCCCTCCGACGCGCCGGCGCCTGCGAAGGTGACCGACGAAGCCAAGCCCGCCGAGGCGGCGAAGTAA